In Aedes albopictus strain Foshan chromosome 3, AalbF5, whole genome shotgun sequence, the genomic window TTTGTAGTAATAACTGTAGTTTTTTTTGTTAAACTTTCTTTGTTGTTGATTATTTCattattccgtttttttttcttgttttttttggttattttttgttatcgttaaaaaatatatttcatacatttttttattgtaCCCCGGGGGAAATGTAACATGTGCATGTcccataaaattaaaaataaatatataaattatgTAAATTGTTTTTTGTTAGGAGCAAGATTTATTATTGTTAACTTTTCCCCTTAAAACGCCCAATTTGTACACCGTCGTTGCATCAGTCCCCCCCACATGCGCCCATAGAGTGCAATAAAAATTCAATTAGACGAGGCACAAAGGAGAAAAGATTAGACGAGTGAAGCCAGCTTGATTCGGGTCCGAGCCCGAGGCAGCGAAACGGGCCTCTTTGGTTTGTGCGCTGAAAGCGATCAGGTGTGTGCTCCGAGTGTTGGAGAAAAAGCCATTAGTACTCTAAAACCAAAAAAGAGTCAAGTAATTTTGTAGTGCGACGAAGAGGCTATCGTTGTCCCGCGAATCCGTGATTGACCAGTGGACGTGTTTAGTCCCCGCGGCGCGAAAGTGTGGGAGTGAACCGTTGAAACGGAGTGATCCTCTACCCGCGACTCGGGGGAGTGGAAGTGATTCCCACGTGGTGGTGATTAGGGCCAGGTGAATCAGTGGCGGCAAATCGGGCGACAGTTTTCATACGGGTGAGCTTCAAGACCCCCGAAAGCCTGTGATCCGCGAGTGCTCAGGAAATCCTAAGATCCAAGCCTATCCGAACCCTGGCCTGGTTAGTGCGCGAAGTGGGTGTGTTCCAGCCAGCGAAACGACGACCAGCGACCAACGACGGTGTGGGCCATCGTAGCTCCCCAAACTCACTCTCATCAGGCTAGGTGCCCCTGGGATGAGACTCAGGTAAGTCACATGCTCCTTATCTACTATTAAAGGCCAATAGCCAACTTACAGAATCACCATGtcgatcaaatgagtgatccataaactgtggtcatttttgccgattcataaattgtggggtcactgtaccttatcatggaaaaaatgttaaatttaaatttatacgtgtAATTATCGGGTAAGTCGGTCGGGAGCGGTACTGAGACTGCCCGACACaatagcctcagggtcggcacgctcacGTCACGGAACTCGCGGGCAGGGAACTCTCGCACTTAAAATAGGGAACCACAACAGCACTTCACGGACAACTACGCTTTATTCGGTCTAACTGGTCTGTATTTCTGGCACTTCCTTACACTCCCTCTATCTCCCACTTTCTTAATCTAACCTGACCTTATCGTTGGGGGCCTCTTTGTCAGCAACACTCCACCACACCTGTCCTCCACTGCTTATTCCTGGATACTGTGCGCGATGGCGGCGCACAGGCCTTCGGACAGCTTCCTGGTGCTGGCGCACACGATGGCGGCGCACGGTACTTCTCACACCGCTATCAGCGATGGCGACGTCCTACGGGTTTGGGGTGGCACTACACGGGTTCCTGAACCTCCTACGCGTCTCGGTCCTGCCGATATGGTGACGGATCGGCCTTCGGCAAGTTGTTTGCCGGAATTCGCCCAGATGGTCACTGAGACGACGTAGGGAAATCGGTCGTGCACTTTCACGTCAAAAACGGCGAGGTTCTGTAGTACAGAGAGGGCATTACTCACAGGTTTTAAATGTTACGGTTACTGTTATTACctgtacagtgacgattcgttcgttgagagctcgttagatgggctgtctcgatggttgaatgttcactggttggggcaaaatccaactaaaaagcactgtcaatgtcaaaatagatgtcaaaacgagtttgacgtctgaccgccgtcgcatcacagctcctgtatacagaacgtttgcgcaagtatgtgagtgttccgtgacgtatttctcgtcacttgcgtgtgtctaaagCATTTTGataagttgtcagttgccccaacgaacgaacatgattcgctaatcggggcgcagtcgtgacccaaccagcgaatccggactgtagtcCACTTCTCTGACACTTCTTCCACTTTTCAACTTTCTCCAATAACTCTGCATAAAACTTTCCAAACTTTTACTTCTGTCCAAACTTTCCAAACTTTTACTACTGTCTTAGTCGACGAACTCTGGGCAAGTGCTAGCATACCGAATCGTTGACTGCCTTGAGGTTCATGACCTCGTTCCTCGGTCATTGCCCTCTCCAGCCATCCCATTTCTCAATGGCCccgttacgccacccctcatggccgctcaATGGTTGGTAACCAGTCCATCTGGTGGTGGGTTTTCGAACTATGATGTGTAGCGTGCTGATGGTTGCTTTTAGGGTGGTGGAGCCTGGCTTTATCCTGTCTAGCCTATCGGGAGCTTTTTAGCTGGGTGACACCTACACTAACCACGAGTATTACCTGCCATATTACATTTGTACATTTCACGCATCACAAATCACGAAGTTCTCGGTAACACTCACGACACAAAATAACCAACACTTacatacgttcaatatgtagtccgtccaaagtctaacaccgtacatcaaaccgtttttaattagattttgttttatgtcgttttcgtttttgcggtagTGCTACACCGgcgtagcacttttgcaccgaaagtgttcgtttttgattttcgtgctgcaccggtgtagcactttttctgcaccgctcaagatagtgcagcactcaaaaattcgagagtgtagcgagtgtacaccgtgtccaccaatcaacgtttgcaaagttgtaaatattttggtttttattcacgcacaccaatgcaactgcaccaaaaatgttcgtttttgcagtgaaaagtgtagcacgaagcggtgtagcaccgccgcaaaaacgaaaacgacattagattttatagaggcattttaaaaacttcccctgtgttgtagggataggatttttttcaaaacacaatcgttcttcttcttctttatgcagCAACAAATCGCCAATTaggaattacatagctgcctatgatgtagcgcgcaagcttcgaccgacaaacacgtgctgcatataacaacctgCTTTCgatagctgaaaccgcaactaaattaagttttatcatgatatggtcttctacaaagatgTTCCTTAGGGTCTCAACTAACATTCTTTCAATTCagagccaaatcgaactcaccaaaccggcgtgctgaatgGGAGACTGGAGTTCATCCAAATTTCCATATAtgtggactgaacatcccatacaaatctTCAacacatttgcgccagctcagtttttaaccgattgaactgaatctttcacagattgttgtTCTCAtacaaaggcacgattctagagggtgccccgtggattttttcgacatttttgtaattGGGCCAGTCTAATGCTCATGCTCTTCGTTAAAAAtatgtttgagtcgttataagaattgttggcattacaactgcttatattTATGTTCATCAACCATTTCTTTTGCATAGGTTGTTCCTTCGAGTTGCGCTTATCAGGAAATTATCGGCcttgcaactgcttacttttttaacataaatttttccttcttttttgcataggatgttctttcgaattgcacttttcaggaaattatgagCAATACACTGccttgtgcagcatagttgtcccatgttaataggtattcccatagaacatgggacaactatgtttCACACAGCAGTACAGCcaccaccggtgttaaaattgctaaaatatgtattaaatattttttttcaaatttcttaacacctgtgcttgtggtaccgataattacctgaacagtgcaactcgaaagtacatcagcctatgcagaaaagaagggagaatctacgttgaaaatgtaagaagttttgatgccgataattttctgttaagtgcaattcgaaagaacagtctattcaGAAAAGAGGGGAAAATgtttgttgaaaaagtaagcagttgcgatgccaataattatacTAATAGCCTAAATTGTGAAGGAAAATCATGCTTATTCCAATGTTTTTCATTTCAAATGAGAATTTTTGTCAGGATGTTTCTTCCGATGATTTTtacgaataaatatttgatttttagcgattagAAATAAATTAATAGTTTTTTTTCCTTTCTGGATAATGACGCGTTGTAAGAAatagttttctggggaatggatttctggggaatggtacattctggggaatggatttctgggaaatggttttctggggaatggagttctggggattggttttctggaGAATGGTTTTTGGCGAATGTTATAGAATCATGTAGACATCttgtaaaataaattaattttacTTGTTTATTGTACGCGGCTTTCTTTCTAGTACACCGTGACTCTGAGTGGAATGTCGAATTGTCACATATATTATCATTTATAATAGTAACATTTCACTATGACTAAGAATTGTGGCATAACAAGGTAGTAATAAATTAAGTAATAAACGTAAAATATAATATACGTGACCAGCACAAAAGTAAAATACTGAAAACATTTCTTACATATATAAGATGTACACTGACTGAAAAATTGTAAATCGAGATCGTCATCAAAATATATTTATTCTACTGCTTCTTCCTCCTCGGATGACGAACTTGCCGGAATGGTGGTAAACCATGTTTCGCGATTTTTCGTGGTCCTGAAAGATTCAAACATAAATATTAACATATTTACAAACAGTAACGAATGCCTGTTTTGGTTTTGGACTTATGGTTTTCAAACCCACGATGTGCAGTAACTTTGGAAAGTAACGTTTAtggccagccaagggctgaaagtctcttaaataaagacaaatcaatcaatcaaagtaaCGTTTATCTAAAAACGCCACACCCAACGAAAACAGGCATAACAGCTTAAGTTCAACTTTATAGAGGAAGAAATGACAAAACAGAACTCAAAGGAATAGACGCAAAtaagcagacgtaacactggcaAAATTTCCATCAGCCGTACTTTTAAAGATCATGTTTAATTTATATAGTTGTGGCTTTTACAACCAGAGGCACGCGCATAGTCTTTCATTGCGTTTGATGTTTCAAaccagcgccttctgttgacgttaTTGCACAACGCAATGTGTCGTGCAACATGCCCACCAAGTGTTGGTAGTGTTAACTGAACAttgaattttcacgaaaattattcttttagttacgcctgtttgtctgtgttatagACCTGATTTCGAAAGCTACAAAGAAGAAGATCGCGAAAGACTATTAGTCACGTACATTTAGCATTCGCTCCAGTTGGGACAATAAGCGAAATAACTTGAACGTTTCGTCTGCAacattggtggctccagagaggagcctAAACTATTCGTGCGCTATGCCGTGGGTAAATAGTAGGCATGGCCAGGTGAGCTTCCATTTGAAGCAGTCTCTGCTGGATATCTCTAGATTGAAAAAGATGTGCATAAGCATAATGATCGGCATAAGAGTCACCAATATCTTTGAAGAGATATGTCGCTACCGGCAAGGTAGTAAGACTGGACTGGTCCGGTATTAATCAATATCGTCCCCACGATAAATCCTACAAAGAAGATCCAACGAGCTAATACTTACGGTGTTTTCCTGCTAGTGTTGGTCGGCAGGGTGGATGAAACACGGTAGTAGTTCTGCTGGTCCTCCTCGGTTTCCGGCATCTTTCGTTGAAGGGTCATGGTTTCCTGGGGAGCATCGTCAACCTCCTCCTCCAGATAGTAGCGTGAACCATGAGCCGATTTGCAGTTTTCGCACTCGCTTAAGTAGTCATCGTCGAGGCTGTTATCGTTCGGAAGAAAATGTTCCTTTGGATTAGCACAATTAGTGGAGGTGGTCAAAACGGGCAGCGGTTTTTCGCTCTTGCTGTTAGTAATGTCAGTAATATTGTTACTCATTTGTTCAAGATATTTGCGCGACGGCTGATCTTGATTGGATGCTCTCTTTGCGGTCGATGACACCTGTTGGACTCTTTTGTTGGTTGAAGAAATGATAGACGTTAGATGCTGCACTGGTATGCAATCAATGTTTGGGCCAACCGCTAATGGCGGTGGTTGCAATGGCGATGGAATGTTAATTACTGATGGTACCTTATTCACTACTTCTGTTAGTAAATTAGAACTACGAGTACTTATTTTGTTAGTTTTCTTTGGCAAAGTATTGAAGTTAATGTTTGAGCTGCTATTTTCTAAACCACTGTTAAACTGTGTTGTGCTTCTAGAAGTTTGTGCATATTCGTgactggctgaaataacatttcTTGGCAATGATTTGGAATAGTTATTCTTCTGCAATTTACTCGCGTTTTTATAATTGTTCGAAGTATTCGATGTGGCGGGAATTGAAAACTTTGAGCCATCACTGGATGGTTTGGAAATGGCATGCGTTTTGGAATTGCTGTAATATGACTTCTGATGTGCTCCACCAGATAAACGGCTGGTATTATGCTTATACATCTTCGGTGGAAGTTCTGGATTTGGTTCAATGCACATTTCAGACTTTGACGAACTGTATGATTTACGATGCAATATGTCGCGATCCGTTGAAGAACTTGATTGTTGTTGAATAATTGTGGAAATATGCATGTTTGTGTCCATCGCAGCAGTATTCGAGTTTTGCAATTCACCTCTTTCAGATCCTGTTTTGTGCATAGAGCTCACCCCGTAATTTGCATCAATGAAAGTAGCTTTTCTCGGTAAAGAATTTTGCTTTTTCAGATTCATCTGACTCTCTACGCGTGGTTGGTCATCAACCAAGACTTTGTCGTTGGTCGGAAAATGCTGCTGTTTACTGTAGTTGCTATTAGAATATACGTTTCTTTCGCTAATATCACTGGATTCATGATTTTTCTTCAGTGTTCCTCCTTTACAGTGAGCGCTGGAGATTTGAACGGGCTTGATTTGAGCTGTTGCATTATGATGTGATAAATTAATATGCCTACTCACATCGTTGGAGATTCTTTTCTTCATTGTAGGCATTTGAATCGGCGTTTGAGAATTGATCAACGCTGTCGATACCGTGTCATTACTGTTCTGGGCCAACCCTAACGTTTGTGACGACAAATAGCTCATGGGCATATGCTGCACTGGGCATTGACAAGCTAATCTCTTAGGTCCATTATAAGCACCATCTACGCGATCAGCCTTGTTATTGTTATCGGTACCACTACATGCAAGATGTCCTGCAGTGGATGGTATTATGTTGTTACGATTATTCTTCAGTGGATTTATGATCGGATCAACAGCCGCAAACTGTCTTGGAATAGTTCTATGATGACGCTTTCCGGCAGTAGTGCGGTACTTGCTTGTGGAGACTGTATTTTCACTGGCAGTGCTTGATTCATTTGTAATACTGTCAAATATCGGCGGTGGCAAAATCGTACGATTGATCACATTGTCGCAATTCTCCATCATCCTTTCCGAAGATCTATGATCTTTCGGTATTGTTGAGCTGGACATTATTGTAGCGTTATGACTAGGGTACGTTTGAACTTCTTTAACATTCGGAGCATGAGGCATCGAATAATTACAGTTACTACCAACATTTAAATCACAATTTTGATTTGTGCATACTTCGGATGCAATTAAGGGGATAGTGTAGTAATTAGTAGGAAATGACACACATGACTCGTGGTTCTCCAAACTATTTGCATTAGTGTTAGTGACGTTAGCATTAGATGCAGCATCAGTTTGCTCGGTTTGCAATTCTGGGGTAATTTCACTACCTATTACGTGGTTTTCGCCAGTTGCGATTGCAGTCAAATTTCCTCCATTGTTGATATTAATATTAATCAGGTTCGTTGTATTTGCAGTAATAGTCTGCGAAGCCTCCGTTTCTGCTATACCGATGGGATACTGTCTTTGGGTTGAGGTGGCAACACTGTAATCAAACATTAATGGAACATTATTCCTGATTGGTTCAAATACTTGTGTAAGATTAGACATTCATGAATATTCATTGGCGGTGGAAGCCCAAGTAAAATACTACTGAGCGGAAATTAAAAAGCTAGTAGGGTAGAAGATTCGCGCTTGAGGCTGGCTATGTAGCACTgcgtttggaggaaatcctaatgcAAAACCCTTAGCTTCCGCGGAAGCTAAGGGTTTTGCATTAGGAAGGAAAGCGGGAAGGTAAGCTTATTTTCCAGTTGATATCAGGCCCTGCTAGCCATCCGCAAAACCACAAGCAGCGAAAAGAAAACAAAGAACGTGAAGAATAGGgtagtaccatttgggcaggtgtacctattttgggcacctttataactaagtcaattttaaaccaattgatttgaatttttgtatagggttagatactgtacgcatCTCACCTCGAGCCAAAAATTAAGTGattaggtataaaattgacttagttatagcggcaagtgcccaaaatagatacacctgcccaaatggtacaagaccccacGACCCAGATCATAGCGATGAAAAAGGACTGCAGAACCGCGATTTGGGCGCTATGGGGATGTTTTGGACGGAATCCATACGAAGGTTTAGGCATAAT contains:
- the LOC109411942 gene encoding ras guanine nucleotide exchange factor Q, translated to MGSIGYIGGNIGYLGTGALNMDYPYEHGTAHYQLWKPPGNYFTRGEAPPPYEEAIALAQAESLNTCTVSVATSTQRQYPIGIAETEASQTITANTTNLINININNGGNLTAIATGENHVIGSEITPELQTEQTDAASNANVTNTNANSLENHESCVSFPTNYYTIPLIASEVCTNQNCDLNVGSNCNYSMPHAPNVKEVQTYPSHNATIMSSSTIPKDHRSSERMMENCDNVINRTILPPPIFDSITNESSTASENTVSTSKYRTTAGKRHHRTIPRQFAAVDPIINPLKNNRNNIIPSTAGHLACSGTDNNNKADRVDGAYNGPKRLACQCPVQHMPMSYLSSQTLGLAQNSNDTVSTALINSQTPIQMPTMKKRISNDVSRHINLSHHNATAQIKPVQISSAHCKGGTLKKNHESSDISERNVYSNSNYSKQQHFPTNDKVLVDDQPRVESQMNLKKQNSLPRKATFIDANYGVSSMHKTGSERGELQNSNTAAMDTNMHISTIIQQQSSSSTDRDILHRKSYSSSKSEMCIEPNPELPPKMYKHNTSRLSGGAHQKSYYSNSKTHAISKPSSDGSKFSIPATSNTSNNYKNASKLQKNNYSKSLPRNVISASHEYAQTSRSTTQFNSGLENSSSNINFNTLPKKTNKISTRSSNLLTEVVNKVPSVINIPSPLQPPPLAVGPNIDCIPVQHLTSIISSTNKRVQQVSSTAKRASNQDQPSRKYLEQMSNNITDITNSKSEKPLPVLTTSTNCANPKEHFLPNDNSLDDDYLSECENCKSAHGSRYYLEEEVDDAPQETMTLQRKMPETEEDQQNYYRVSSTLPTNTSRKTPTTKNRETWFTTIPASSSSEEEEAVE